From one Streptomyces sp. Q6 genomic stretch:
- the nusB gene encoding transcription antitermination factor NusB, producing the protein MAARNTARKRAFQILFEADQRGESVDVVLADWIRHSRSDTRQPPVSEYTMELVEGYATKVRRIDDLISQYAVGWTLDRMPVVDRNIVRIGAYELVWVDGTPDAVVIDEAVSLAKEFSTDDSPAFINGLLARFKDLKPSLRRDEA; encoded by the coding sequence GTGGCTGCCCGTAATACGGCCCGTAAGCGCGCCTTCCAGATCCTCTTCGAGGCCGACCAGCGCGGCGAGTCCGTCGATGTCGTCCTCGCGGACTGGATCCGGCACTCCCGCAGCGACACGCGCCAGCCGCCCGTCAGCGAGTACACGATGGAGCTCGTCGAGGGGTACGCCACCAAGGTGCGCCGTATCGACGACCTCATCTCGCAGTACGCCGTCGGCTGGACCCTCGACCGGATGCCGGTCGTGGACCGCAACATCGTGCGGATCGGCGCCTATGAGCTGGTCTGGGTCGACGGGACCCCGGACGCCGTGGTGATCGACGAGGCCGTCTCGCTGGCCAAGGAGTTCTCCACCGACGATTCACCGGCGTTCATCAACGGACTTCTGGCCCGCTTCAAGGACCTGAAGCCCTCGCTGCGCCGCGACGAGGCCTGA
- a CDS encoding MFS transporter, whose amino-acid sequence MSPTGLPSRVRIGYGLGSFATGTFGTVPGLLLLYYLTDVLGVSAGIAGLLVFLPKAWDVLLNPWIGSLSDRSTGARLGPRRSWMLLGALTLPLCFAAMFAAPAGLEGGAAAAYVAVLFLLTASAYACFQVPYVALPAELTADPDERARVMSWRVAFLGVAILLSGALAPLLAGADGDDRGSAGGYRLMGVVVGAILAVGMCAAVVATAGAKSAVRTTSEPSLRAQLRAARGNAPFAWLLGAFVVQAAATGLMLAGTQYFATYILDRPSATTWLFACLIVPSLLAMPLWLAVGRRTGKRNAAVGASLCFLAGALGAAAGRELPPSLVYVAVALAGVGYAGMQMLPMAMLGDAIAADAYRSGRRRAGVFTGLWTAGETLGLALGPGLFGLVLALGDFVSSDADERVAQPGSALTAIVVGFGALPALLLVLSIPLLARYRLTEAELVRLRHESTERDEESV is encoded by the coding sequence ATGTCCCCAACAGGTCTCCCGTCGAGGGTGCGGATCGGCTACGGCCTCGGCTCCTTCGCCACCGGCACCTTCGGCACCGTCCCCGGCCTGCTGCTGCTCTACTACCTCACCGACGTCCTCGGGGTGAGCGCGGGCATCGCCGGCCTGCTCGTCTTCCTGCCCAAAGCGTGGGACGTCCTGCTCAACCCGTGGATAGGCAGCCTCTCCGACCGCAGCACCGGCGCCCGCCTCGGCCCGCGCCGCTCCTGGATGCTGCTCGGGGCGCTCACCCTGCCCCTCTGCTTCGCCGCCATGTTCGCGGCGCCCGCGGGCCTCGAAGGCGGGGCCGCCGCCGCGTACGTCGCCGTGCTCTTCCTGCTCACGGCCTCCGCGTACGCCTGCTTCCAGGTGCCGTACGTGGCCCTGCCCGCGGAACTCACCGCCGATCCCGACGAGCGCGCCCGCGTCATGTCCTGGCGGGTGGCCTTCCTCGGGGTCGCGATCCTGCTGTCCGGGGCGCTCGCGCCGCTGCTCGCCGGGGCCGACGGCGACGACCGGGGGAGTGCGGGCGGATACCGGCTGATGGGCGTGGTCGTCGGCGCGATCCTCGCCGTGGGGATGTGCGCCGCCGTCGTCGCGACCGCCGGCGCGAAGAGCGCCGTACGGACCACGAGCGAGCCGAGCCTGCGCGCGCAACTGCGCGCCGCCCGCGGCAACGCCCCCTTCGCCTGGCTGCTCGGCGCCTTCGTCGTACAGGCCGCCGCGACCGGCCTGATGCTCGCGGGCACCCAGTACTTCGCCACGTACATCCTCGACCGGCCGTCCGCCACGACCTGGCTGTTCGCCTGCCTCATCGTCCCGTCCCTCCTCGCGATGCCGCTCTGGCTCGCCGTCGGACGCCGCACGGGCAAGCGCAACGCGGCGGTCGGGGCGTCGCTGTGTTTCCTGGCCGGGGCGCTGGGCGCGGCGGCGGGCCGGGAGCTGCCGCCCTCGCTCGTGTACGTCGCCGTGGCCCTGGCCGGTGTCGGGTACGCGGGCATGCAGATGCTGCCGATGGCGATGCTGGGCGACGCGATCGCCGCCGACGCCTACCGGAGCGGGCGGCGCAGGGCCGGCGTCTTCACCGGACTGTGGACCGCGGGCGAGACGCTCGGCCTCGCCCTCGGGCCCGGCCTGTTCGGGCTCGTGCTCGCCCTCGGCGACTTCGTGTCCTCCGACGCCGACGAGCGGGTCGCCCAGCCGGGCTCGGCGCTCACCGCGATCGTCGTCGGCTTCGGCGCCCTGCCGGCGCT
- the aroB gene encoding 3-dehydroquinate synthase, with protein MSENVTRIQVGGTAGTDPYEVLVGRQLLGELGALIGDRVKRVAVVHPEALAETGEALRADLADQGYEAIAIQIPNAEEAKTAEVAAYCWKALGQSNFTRSDVIVGVGGGASTDVAGFVAATWLRGVRWIAVPTTVLAMVDAAVGGKTGINTAEGKNLVGAFHPPAGVLCDLAALDSLPVHDYVSGLAEIIKAGFIADPRILELIEEDPQAARTPAGPHTAELIERSIKVKAEVVSGDLKEAGLREILNYGHTLGHAIEKNERYKWRHGAAVSVGMHFAAELGRLAGRLDDATADRHRAVLESVGLPLSYRYDQWPKLLENMKVDKKSRGDLLRFIVLDGLGKPTVLEGPDPAVLLAAYGEVAE; from the coding sequence ATGAGCGAGAACGTCACGCGCATCCAGGTCGGCGGCACCGCCGGCACCGACCCGTACGAGGTCCTGGTGGGGCGTCAACTCCTGGGCGAACTGGGCGCGTTGATCGGCGACCGGGTGAAGCGGGTCGCCGTCGTGCACCCCGAGGCCCTCGCCGAGACCGGCGAGGCGCTCCGTGCCGACCTCGCCGACCAGGGCTACGAGGCCATCGCCATCCAGATCCCGAACGCGGAGGAGGCGAAGACCGCCGAGGTCGCCGCCTACTGCTGGAAGGCGCTCGGGCAGTCGAACTTCACGCGCTCCGACGTCATCGTCGGTGTGGGCGGCGGCGCCAGCACGGACGTCGCCGGGTTCGTCGCGGCGACCTGGCTGCGCGGCGTGCGCTGGATCGCCGTCCCGACCACCGTGCTCGCCATGGTGGACGCGGCCGTCGGCGGCAAGACCGGCATCAACACCGCCGAGGGCAAGAACCTCGTCGGCGCCTTCCACCCGCCGGCCGGCGTCCTGTGCGACCTGGCCGCCCTCGACTCGCTCCCGGTCCACGACTACGTGTCCGGGCTCGCCGAGATCATCAAGGCCGGCTTCATCGCCGACCCGCGGATCCTGGAGCTGATCGAGGAGGACCCGCAGGCGGCCCGCACGCCCGCGGGGCCGCACACCGCGGAGCTCATCGAACGGTCCATCAAGGTCAAGGCCGAGGTGGTCTCCGGCGACCTGAAGGAAGCCGGACTGCGCGAGATCCTCAACTACGGGCACACCCTCGGCCACGCCATCGAGAAGAACGAGCGCTACAAGTGGCGGCACGGCGCGGCCGTCTCCGTCGGCATGCACTTCGCCGCCGAACTGGGCCGCCTCGCAGGGCGGTTGGACGACGCGACCGCCGACCGGCACCGCGCCGTCCTGGAGTCCGTCGGTCTCCCGCTGAGCTACCGCTACGACCAGTGGCCCAAGCTCCTGGAGAACATGAAGGTCGACAAGAAGTCACGCGGCGACCTGCTGCGCTTCATCGTGCTCGACGGCCTCGGCAAGCCGACCGTCCTGGAGGGTCCCGACCCGGCCGTCCTCCTCGCCGCCTACGGTGAAGTGGCCGAATAG
- the efp gene encoding elongation factor P, which produces MASTNDLKNGLVLKLEGGQLWSVVEFQHVKPGKGPAFVRTKLKNVLSGKVVDKTFNAGVKVETATIDKRDMQFSYMDGEYFVFMDMETYDQLHVDKKAVGDAANFLIEGFNASVAQHEGSVLFVELPAAVELVIQETEPGVQGDRSTGGTKPATLETGHQIQVPLFITTGEKIKVDTRDSSYLGRVNS; this is translated from the coding sequence GTGGCTTCCACGAACGACCTCAAGAACGGCCTGGTGCTCAAGCTCGAAGGCGGCCAGCTCTGGTCCGTCGTCGAGTTCCAGCACGTCAAGCCCGGCAAGGGCCCGGCCTTCGTGCGCACCAAGCTGAAGAACGTGCTCTCCGGCAAGGTCGTCGACAAGACGTTCAACGCCGGCGTCAAGGTCGAGACGGCCACGATCGACAAGCGCGACATGCAGTTCTCCTACATGGACGGCGAGTACTTCGTCTTCATGGACATGGAGACCTACGACCAGCTGCACGTCGACAAGAAGGCGGTCGGCGACGCCGCCAACTTCCTGATCGAGGGCTTCAACGCCTCCGTCGCGCAGCACGAGGGCTCGGTGCTCTTCGTCGAGCTGCCGGCCGCCGTCGAGCTCGTCATCCAGGAGACCGAGCCGGGTGTCCAGGGCGACCGCTCCACCGGTGGCACCAAGCCCGCCACGCTGGAGACCGGCCACCAGATCCAGGTGCCGCTCTTCATCACCACGGGCGAGAAGATCAAGGTCGACACCCGTGACAGCAGCTACCTCGGCCGGGTGAACAGCTAA